A stretch of the uncultured Cohaesibacter sp. genome encodes the following:
- a CDS encoding hybrid sensor histidine kinase/response regulator: MALAKSFSAPLPADRVHQYVDAFLKTPNSIYIGHIATAAALLYIASQNPTVPVWFLYFWAVLELVSYPVLMEVWRQVYVRTERSKRDPYLWIRLMDLLSLMVGISWGVMTFVSLNPDNVAHFAIQMSIAAGATAAAVRSLAIFPRSFILYVVPFLGLLSVRIMLLGGDFILLGGLVIIFMLMLLRFGADVMESVSQYIDISTDNLDLAQRYRDAAAEAEHANREKTRLLAAASHDLRQPIHAIGLYMETLPLNKMDEQSRNTLERIRNSLQTLSKLFNSLLDVSLLDSGKIQVRPRLFDLEDMLNHVLDDYEPLAEIAHVTLMLECPKVGVMGDTILVRRMVQNLLSNAIRHAEGGSVQIRVEHYQTPDGDRLSIAVMDDGPGIAKEHQAVIFEEFTQVSKRAGRVNASMNGIDNQHKGLGLGLAIVRRLADLQGLTLDLQTSSQGTCIKILNLPTEALKPDCEKQEKVSAITGARFNQKRILLVDDDCETLKATQELLTKWGCHVSSATNLTEFATLKGPFDLIVSDYAFEDDFTGIEVVEVARTRFGADLRALIISGDSTDYVQQRVKEAGLLLIQKPVQPVQLRSAMLDRFLSSHAGEQVLS, translated from the coding sequence ATGGCACTCGCGAAATCCTTTTCGGCCCCTTTGCCCGCAGATCGCGTTCACCAATATGTTGATGCTTTTCTGAAAACTCCCAATTCCATTTATATCGGCCACATTGCCACTGCGGCGGCGCTGCTTTACATCGCCAGCCAAAATCCTACTGTCCCCGTCTGGTTCCTTTATTTCTGGGCCGTTCTGGAACTGGTCAGCTATCCGGTGTTAATGGAGGTCTGGCGTCAAGTTTATGTGCGAACCGAACGGAGCAAACGCGATCCCTATCTCTGGATCCGGCTCATGGATCTCTTGTCTTTGATGGTCGGCATCAGTTGGGGCGTGATGACCTTTGTCAGTCTCAATCCGGACAATGTGGCTCACTTCGCCATCCAGATGTCAATTGCAGCAGGCGCGACCGCCGCCGCCGTCCGCTCGCTTGCCATCTTCCCGCGCTCCTTCATTTTATATGTGGTGCCGTTTCTGGGGCTTTTGTCTGTTCGTATCATGCTGCTGGGGGGAGATTTCATCCTGCTGGGCGGGTTGGTGATCATTTTCATGCTGATGTTGCTGCGCTTTGGGGCCGATGTGATGGAATCCGTCTCCCAATATATCGACATCAGCACGGACAATCTGGATCTTGCCCAGCGCTACCGCGATGCTGCTGCGGAGGCGGAGCATGCGAACCGGGAAAAAACCCGATTGCTGGCAGCCGCCAGTCACGACTTGCGCCAACCCATCCACGCCATCGGGCTTTATATGGAAACATTGCCCCTCAACAAGATGGATGAACAGAGCCGCAACACGCTAGAACGCATTCGCAACAGTCTGCAAACCCTGTCGAAATTATTCAATTCGCTCCTTGATGTCAGCCTGCTGGACAGCGGCAAGATTCAGGTGCGCCCGCGCCTGTTTGACCTTGAAGACATGCTCAACCACGTGCTTGATGATTATGAACCATTGGCCGAGATTGCCCATGTTACCCTCATGCTTGAATGTCCCAAAGTCGGTGTCATGGGCGACACGATCCTTGTGCGCCGGATGGTTCAAAATCTGCTGTCCAACGCCATCCGCCATGCCGAGGGTGGATCAGTGCAGATCCGTGTCGAGCATTATCAAACGCCTGATGGTGATCGACTATCGATTGCTGTGATGGACGACGGTCCGGGAATCGCCAAGGAACATCAGGCGGTGATTTTTGAGGAATTCACGCAAGTCTCCAAACGGGCCGGGCGGGTCAATGCCTCAATGAATGGCATCGACAATCAACATAAGGGATTGGGGTTAGGCCTTGCTATTGTTCGCCGTTTAGCCGATTTGCAGGGCTTGACGCTCGATCTGCAAACCAGTTCGCAAGGGACCTGCATCAAGATCCTCAATTTGCCAACCGAGGCCTTGAAGCCAGATTGTGAAAAGCAGGAAAAAGTGAGCGCCATAACGGGTGCCCGCTTCAATCAAAAGCGTATCTTACTGGTGGATGATGATTGCGAAACCCTCAAGGCAACGCAAGAGTTGTTGACCAAATGGGGCTGTCACGTCTCATCTGCCACCAACCTGACCGAATTTGCCACCTTGAAGGGGCCGTTTGATCTGATCGTCAGCGACTATGCCTTTGAGGATGACTTTACTGGCATCGAAGTGGTGGAAGTTGCCCGCACGCGCTTTGGGGCAGATCTCAGAGCGCTTATCATTTCAGGGGATTCGACCGACTATGTGCAGCAAAGGGTGAAGGAAGCTGGCCTCCTGCTCATTCAAAAGCCTGTTCAGCCGGTGCAATTGCGCTCTGCCATGCTCGACCGGTTCCTCTCTAGCCATGCTGGCGAACAGGTCTTGTCATGA
- a CDS encoding DUF4202 domain-containing protein, with product MPAYEAVIEAIDQANAADPRLEATQGGAPIPKELLYGIRMSLMCEAFAPEADELTRIAARGQHIERWIIPRDDYPRDRPGYHQWRNALKRHHAQKVSSLMAAQGYDEEAQSVVSDVLLKKNFKREARAQRVEDVACLVFLQYYAMEFAADHEIGKVISILSKVLPKMSDAGQAHIAKLDLPEALMGAIEAARASLVAKDS from the coding sequence ATGCCTGCTTATGAAGCCGTCATCGAAGCCATTGATCAAGCCAATGCAGCAGATCCCCGCCTGGAAGCGACGCAAGGGGGGGCTCCGATCCCGAAGGAATTGCTTTATGGCATCCGGATGAGCCTGATGTGTGAGGCCTTTGCGCCGGAGGCCGACGAGTTGACGCGGATTGCAGCTCGCGGCCAGCATATTGAACGCTGGATCATTCCACGCGATGATTATCCCCGCGACCGTCCCGGCTATCATCAATGGCGCAATGCCTTGAAGCGCCATCACGCTCAGAAAGTCAGCAGCCTCATGGCCGCGCAGGGCTATGACGAAGAGGCACAGAGCGTGGTGTCGGACGTGCTATTGAAGAAAAATTTCAAACGGGAGGCGCGCGCCCAACGCGTCGAAGATGTCGCGTGTCTGGTATTTCTGCAATATTATGCAATGGAATTTGCCGCTGACCATGAGATAGGCAAAGTGATCAGCATTCTGTCAAAAGTGTTGCCCAAAATGAGCGATGCCGGGCAAGCTCACATTGCCAAGCTCGATCTGCCAGAAGCCTTGATGGGTGCGATCGAAGCGGCACGCGCGTCCCTTGTGGCAAAGGATTCCTGA
- a CDS encoding CbiX/SirB N-terminal domain-containing protein has protein sequence MPPMRHDPESAVLIVAHGERGGRCDNARLLELTDEVRRNLGNVQVEAGVLRGTPSIAEAWTKLTAPNRLIYPFFMADGFFCNRILPKKIAEATGSDPREPGSPAQLLKPFGVSDWLADAVMGALVRDMGHLGLIGSQPHLLIAAHGASVDRQSSKRANELAGSLRQTGYFRDVSCAFLDEAPHLNCVIGTMLPNTLVLPLFNGLGSHSVDDMAALARVAPPQTHFLSPVGGQDWVGEVMTADIEAALAVGRMAIAAE, from the coding sequence ATGCCCCCTATGAGACATGACCCGGAATCGGCCGTTTTGATCGTTGCCCATGGAGAACGCGGGGGACGATGCGACAATGCGCGTCTTCTTGAGCTGACGGATGAGGTGCGGCGCAATCTCGGCAATGTTCAGGTCGAGGCTGGCGTGTTGCGCGGCACGCCGAGTATTGCGGAAGCATGGACCAAACTCACGGCTCCCAATCGGCTCATCTATCCGTTTTTCATGGCGGACGGCTTTTTTTGCAATCGGATCCTACCCAAAAAGATAGCGGAGGCCACAGGTTCGGATCCGCGCGAGCCCGGATCGCCTGCGCAATTGCTAAAGCCTTTTGGTGTGTCCGATTGGCTTGCGGATGCTGTCATGGGTGCATTGGTGCGCGATATGGGTCATCTGGGCTTGATTGGCAGTCAACCGCATCTGTTGATTGCCGCCCATGGCGCATCGGTCGACCGTCAATCGAGCAAGCGGGCGAATGAACTGGCGGGCAGTCTGCGCCAAACAGGCTATTTCCGCGATGTTTCCTGCGCTTTCCTTGATGAGGCGCCGCATCTTAATTGCGTCATCGGAACGATGCTCCCCAATACGCTGGTTCTGCCGCTGTTCAATGGACTTGGATCGCACTCTGTCGATGACATGGCCGCGCTTGCGCGCGTTGCCCCGCCACAGACGCATTTTTTGTCCCCGGTTGGCGGACAGGACTGGGTTGGTGAGGTGATGACAGCTGACATTGAAGCGGCCCTTGCGGTTGGCAGAATGGCGATTGCTGCGGAGTGA
- the menA gene encoding 1,4-dihydroxy-2-naphthoate octaprenyltransferase has translation MALQEQVTLSQVEVWLMATRPKTIILSVAPVLLAGLLALNGAAPVHWLMLPAILISAASIQIATNLWNDAADASSGLDKAAERLGPPRVTSLGLLDVTTVRRAAICFLLMAAISGLYLVYFGGLPILIIGAVGIVCAFGYSSGPYPISGSPFGEVFVILFFGIMSVMGSVFLLTGEWTWTSFWAGLYIGLPAASVLTINNHRDRVGDKEGGRRTLAIQLGPLKTKRLYTAMMLISCIGMIHVFNLIHHGTVSLVSLVVTALLAAYALALPIRKLFLAEDHIGLNQCLVSTSMFQLVWVVAFSAILMLA, from the coding sequence ATGGCACTACAGGAACAGGTGACCCTCAGCCAGGTTGAAGTCTGGTTGATGGCGACACGACCCAAGACCATTATTTTGTCAGTTGCCCCTGTGCTGCTGGCCGGATTGCTGGCGCTTAACGGCGCAGCTCCGGTTCATTGGCTGATGCTGCCTGCCATCTTGATCTCAGCGGCCTCCATTCAGATTGCAACCAATTTGTGGAATGATGCAGCGGATGCCAGCTCCGGTCTCGACAAGGCCGCCGAACGGCTCGGCCCGCCGCGCGTCACAAGCCTTGGCCTGTTGGACGTGACCACCGTGCGCAGGGCAGCGATTTGCTTTTTATTGATGGCTGCGATTAGCGGTCTTTATCTGGTCTATTTTGGCGGCCTGCCGATACTGATCATAGGTGCGGTCGGGATTGTCTGCGCATTCGGATATTCCTCTGGCCCCTACCCCATTTCCGGCTCACCGTTCGGTGAAGTCTTCGTCATTCTGTTTTTCGGCATCATGTCTGTGATGGGCAGCGTCTTTTTGCTGACCGGCGAATGGACATGGACGAGCTTCTGGGCCGGGTTGTATATTGGCTTGCCCGCAGCATCGGTGTTAACGATCAACAATCACCGCGACCGGGTGGGCGATAAAGAAGGGGGCCGCCGGACATTGGCGATCCAATTGGGGCCTCTTAAAACCAAGCGCCTCTATACGGCAATGATGCTCATTTCCTGCATTGGGATGATCCATGTCTTCAATCTGATCCATCACGGGACTGTAAGCCTTGTCAGCCTTGTGGTTACGGCACTTCTTGCCGCCTATGCGCTGGCATTGCCAATCCGTAAACTGTTTCTGGCAGAAGACCACATCGGCCTCAATCAATGCCTTGTATCGACCTCCATGTTTCAGTTGGTCTGGGTCGTGGCCTTCAGCGCCATTCTCATGCTTGCATGA
- a CDS encoding bile acid:sodium symporter family protein, translated as MNTPLIPLGLALIMITVGLSVRLQDFKALFHQLRAVGAGIVAQIVFLPLIAFGVALITKLDTVYAIGLIILAAAPGGITSNLLTVLARGKTALSISLTIITNLLAFITIPTALSAAFLLFRETGLVGTELDLFALPFGETAIKVLAISALPLAIGMTLRHFLPRLVKRIENPAKFVSSAVFAAIVFTSFYSEWSNITAHWSTVGPAVILLNGLAIGSALIVSQIFKLETRQALTIAIECGLQNVALALVIANFLGDGRFMVPSSIYALVMNVSVLILIAVGNRLSSNEAEAESKR; from the coding sequence GTGAATACACCTCTCATACCTCTGGGTTTGGCACTGATCATGATTACCGTCGGACTTTCGGTTCGACTACAAGATTTCAAGGCTTTGTTTCACCAATTGCGCGCGGTCGGTGCCGGCATTGTTGCGCAAATTGTGTTTCTGCCCTTGATCGCCTTTGGCGTGGCTCTGATCACCAAGCTTGATACAGTCTATGCAATCGGCCTGATCATTCTGGCGGCAGCCCCAGGCGGCATCACCTCGAACCTTCTGACCGTCCTGGCCCGCGGCAAGACAGCCCTGTCGATTTCGCTGACAATCATCACCAACCTTTTGGCTTTCATCACCATTCCAACCGCGTTGTCCGCTGCTTTCCTTCTGTTCCGTGAAACGGGGCTGGTTGGCACGGAGCTTGATCTTTTTGCCCTGCCATTTGGTGAAACGGCAATCAAGGTGCTCGCGATCTCGGCCTTGCCATTGGCGATCGGCATGACCTTGCGCCATTTCCTGCCAAGGCTGGTCAAACGGATCGAGAATCCGGCGAAATTTGTGTCGTCGGCCGTGTTTGCCGCCATTGTCTTCACCTCCTTTTACAGCGAGTGGAGCAACATCACCGCTCATTGGAGCACCGTTGGCCCGGCTGTCATTCTTTTGAATGGGCTGGCCATCGGGTCCGCGCTGATCGTCAGTCAGATCTTCAAGCTCGAAACCCGTCAGGCGCTGACCATTGCCATTGAATGTGGCTTGCAGAATGTCGCTCTGGCGCTCGTGATTGCCAATTTCCTTGGCGACGGGCGCTTCATGGTGCCATCCTCGATCTATGCTCTGGTGATGAATGTCTCGGTGTTGATCCTGATCGCCGTTGGCAACCGTCTTTCCTCCAACGAAGCGGAAGCCGAGAGCAAGCGGTAA
- a CDS encoding cupin domain-containing protein, with protein sequence MRADIGQRLRQVRMAHGLSQRALARRAGVANATISQIESGDANPSVGALKRILDGLEMDMGQFFTLELSDGGKHFYKASDLVEIGRGKTSFRLVGADRPMKAIQMLHETLMPGADTGRVFLSHQGEECGIVISGSLEVSVGEERQVLRAGDAWYFDSALPHRFRNKGAEPCLCISACTPPSF encoded by the coding sequence ATCCGTGCCGATATAGGCCAGCGCCTTCGCCAGGTGCGCATGGCTCATGGCCTGTCCCAACGGGCCTTGGCCAGACGGGCAGGGGTCGCCAATGCCACTATTTCGCAAATCGAAAGCGGTGATGCCAATCCAAGCGTCGGTGCGCTCAAACGCATTCTTGACGGCCTTGAGATGGATATGGGACAGTTCTTCACCCTGGAGCTGAGCGATGGCGGGAAACATTTTTACAAGGCCAGTGATCTGGTTGAAATCGGTCGTGGCAAGACATCCTTCCGGTTGGTCGGGGCTGACCGACCGATGAAAGCCATCCAGATGCTCCATGAAACCCTGATGCCCGGCGCTGATACAGGCCGGGTTTTCCTCAGCCATCAGGGGGAAGAGTGCGGCATCGTGATATCTGGCAGCCTTGAAGTATCCGTCGGTGAGGAGCGTCAGGTCTTGCGCGCGGGCGATGCCTGGTATTTTGACAGCGCCTTGCCCCACCGCTTTCGCAACAAAGGGGCAGAGCCTTGCCTTTGTATCAGCGCCTGTACGCCGCCATCCTTCTAA
- a CDS encoding aspartate aminotransferase family protein codes for MNEMSSKPNDLSSFWMPFTANRAFKQDPRMVVSANGMHYKSADGREILDGTAGLWCVNAGHNASRITEAVQRQVAELDYAPNFQFGHPKVFEFASRVAALFPEGMDHVFFTNSGSESVDTALKIALHYHRMRGDAARTRLIGRERGYHGTGFGGISVGGIVKNRMHFGSLLTGVDHLPHTHDLARNAYSRGCPDHGVERADALIDLVTLHDPSTIAAVIVEPMAGSTGVLLPPKGYLKRLRALCDRYGILLIFDEVITAYGRLGTASAAEFFDVKPDIITTAKGLTNAVVPAGAVIVANKIYDSAMENADAAIELFHGYTYSGHPLAAAAGIATLDTYAEEGLFERAASLSSYWEDAIHSLKGTRHVIDLRNLGLVGAIELEPRPDAPTARANETMIKAWEKGAMIRVTGDIIALSPPLIIKKEQIDELIDIIRSVLESID; via the coding sequence ATGAACGAGATGTCTTCCAAACCCAATGACTTGTCCAGTTTCTGGATGCCCTTCACGGCCAACAGGGCTTTTAAGCAGGATCCACGGATGGTGGTTTCAGCCAATGGAATGCATTACAAGAGCGCTGACGGCCGCGAAATTCTCGATGGCACGGCGGGCCTTTGGTGCGTCAATGCTGGCCATAATGCCTCCCGGATCACCGAGGCGGTGCAAAGGCAAGTGGCTGAGCTCGATTATGCGCCGAATTTCCAGTTTGGGCACCCCAAGGTGTTTGAATTTGCCTCCCGCGTTGCCGCTCTGTTTCCCGAAGGCATGGATCATGTCTTTTTCACCAATTCCGGTTCTGAATCGGTTGATACAGCGCTGAAGATTGCCCTTCACTATCACCGTATGCGCGGAGATGCGGCGCGAACCCGGCTGATTGGCCGTGAGCGTGGCTATCATGGCACCGGTTTTGGTGGCATTTCAGTGGGCGGTATCGTCAAGAACCGGATGCATTTTGGCTCGCTGCTGACCGGTGTTGATCATTTGCCCCACACCCATGATCTGGCCCGCAATGCCTATTCTCGTGGCTGCCCGGACCACGGGGTGGAGCGGGCCGACGCTCTGATCGATCTTGTCACCTTGCATGACCCTTCGACCATCGCTGCGGTGATTGTCGAGCCAATGGCTGGCTCCACCGGGGTTCTGCTGCCGCCAAAGGGCTATCTCAAGCGCTTGCGCGCCCTTTGTGACCGCTATGGTATCCTACTGATCTTTGACGAGGTGATCACCGCCTATGGTCGTTTGGGCACGGCCAGTGCTGCGGAATTTTTCGATGTGAAGCCGGACATCATCACCACGGCCAAAGGCCTGACCAATGCGGTCGTGCCTGCCGGTGCGGTGATTGTTGCCAACAAGATCTATGACTCGGCGATGGAAAATGCCGACGCGGCGATTGAGCTGTTCCATGGTTATACCTATTCGGGTCATCCGCTGGCGGCGGCGGCCGGTATCGCGACCCTCGACACCTATGCAGAGGAAGGCTTGTTCGAGCGGGCTGCGTCTCTTTCCTCCTATTGGGAAGACGCAATCCATAGTCTCAAAGGCACCCGTCATGTGATAGACTTGCGCAATCTTGGACTTGTTGGTGCCATCGAACTGGAGCCGCGCCCTGATGCACCGACCGCGCGGGCAAACGAAACCATGATCAAGGCATGGGAGAAAGGCGCAATGATACGGGTAACCGGCGACATCATCGCCCTTTCGCCACCACTGATCATCAAGAAAGAACAGATTGACGAACTGATCGACATCATTCGCAGCGTACTGGAGTCGATTGACTGA
- the tnpA gene encoding IS200/IS605 family transposase — MDKNHLSHSTWDCKYHVVFGSKYRTKRLYGDLRLELRDQFSKLASQKGCHIEEGHLMPDHVHMLISIPPKYSVAHIVGFLKGKTALYVANKYARKRRYKGYHFWARGYFVSTTGYQEEVVRRYIRNQEKQDKASDYADMFKPNY, encoded by the coding sequence ATGGACAAAAATCACCTATCACACAGCACCTGGGACTGCAAATATCACGTGGTCTTCGGGTCCAAGTACCGCACCAAGCGTCTCTACGGAGACTTGCGGCTTGAGTTGAGGGATCAATTTAGCAAACTGGCATCTCAGAAAGGATGCCATATTGAGGAAGGGCATTTGATGCCTGACCATGTTCATATGTTGATCTCTATCCCACCCAAATATTCTGTCGCCCATATAGTGGGGTTCTTGAAAGGGAAAACGGCGCTTTACGTGGCAAACAAATATGCCCGGAAACGTCGCTACAAGGGATATCACTTTTGGGCACGTGGATACTTTGTCTCAACAACGGGCTATCAAGAGGAGGTCGTCAGACGCTATATCCGCAATCAAGAGAAGCAGGATAAGGCATCTGACTATGCCGATATGTTCAAGCCCAATTATTGA
- a CDS encoding ABC transporter ATP-binding protein, with protein sequence MASLKLSNIEKAYGSTKVLKNINLEIEKGEFVVFVGPSGCGKSTLLRMIAGLESISGGTLEIDGQKVNEVPPSKRGIAMVFQTYALYPHMTVFDNMAFGMRIAKASKEEINERVHKAADILQLTPYLERLPKALSGGQRQRVAIGRSIVRNPKVFLFDEPLSNLDAALRVATRIEIAQLNESMPDATMIYVTHDQVEAMTLADRIVVLSTRGIIEQCGAPMELYENPRNVFVARFIGSPAMNVYDCVVTETGDYTKVSFKEGESGFTVQVPSAADFKGKKAKFGVRPEDLRLAEDGEEALYDCEVRIVEKLGEVTLLYLEPPQKGEEPLIAKIPGNHEFVRGERVRLTAEDEKRHLFTEDERSFRWLDED encoded by the coding sequence ATGGCAAGCCTGAAGCTCAGCAATATTGAAAAGGCCTATGGCTCAACCAAGGTTCTCAAGAATATCAATCTTGAAATCGAGAAAGGCGAGTTTGTCGTCTTTGTTGGCCCTTCTGGATGTGGCAAGTCAACACTGCTCAGGATGATTGCTGGTCTGGAGAGCATTTCCGGTGGCACGCTGGAAATCGATGGTCAGAAGGTCAACGAAGTGCCGCCTTCCAAGCGTGGCATTGCAATGGTGTTCCAGACCTATGCGCTTTATCCGCACATGACCGTGTTCGACAATATGGCATTCGGCATGCGCATCGCCAAGGCGAGCAAGGAAGAGATCAACGAACGGGTCCATAAAGCCGCCGATATCCTGCAATTGACCCCATATCTTGAGCGCCTGCCAAAGGCTCTGTCCGGTGGTCAGCGCCAGCGGGTTGCCATTGGCCGTTCAATCGTCCGTAACCCCAAGGTTTTCCTGTTCGACGAGCCACTGTCCAACCTCGACGCAGCTTTGCGCGTGGCAACTCGTATCGAGATTGCCCAGCTCAATGAAAGCATGCCAGATGCGACCATGATCTATGTGACTCACGATCAGGTTGAGGCCATGACGCTGGCGGACCGGATTGTCGTTCTGTCGACCCGTGGCATCATCGAGCAATGCGGCGCACCCATGGAGCTGTATGAAAATCCGCGCAACGTCTTTGTCGCCCGCTTTATCGGCTCGCCTGCCATGAATGTCTATGATTGTGTCGTCACCGAAACCGGTGACTATACCAAAGTGTCCTTCAAAGAGGGCGAATCCGGCTTCACCGTTCAGGTGCCAAGTGCGGCTGACTTCAAGGGCAAGAAGGCCAAATTTGGCGTTCGTCCAGAGGATCTGCGTCTTGCCGAGGACGGCGAAGAAGCATTGTATGATTGCGAAGTCCGGATCGTTGAAAAGCTGGGTGAAGTCACCTTGCTCTATCTCGAACCGCCGCAAAAGGGTGAAGAGCCACTGATTGCCAAAATTCCCGGCAATCACGAATTTGTTCGTGGAGAAAGGGTCCGCCTGACGGCAGAGGATGAAAAGCGTCATCTCTTCACCGAAGACGAGCGCTCTTTCCGTTGGCTCGACGAAGACTGA
- a CDS encoding alpha-glucosidase, which yields MQNSSIDKDWWRGAVIYQIYPRSFQDSNGDGIGDLKGITQRLPYVASLGVDAIWISPFFTSPMNDFGYDVSDYCDVDPMFGTLEEFDSLIVKAHELGIKVMIDLVLSHTSDQHPWFKQSRSSADNDKTDWYVWADAKPDGSPPNNWLSIFGGSSWEWETTRQQYYLHNFLTSQPDLNFHNMDVQQALLDVTRFWLERGVDGFRLDTINFYVHSQSLKDNPALAPEKRSFNTTTNVNPYAFQSHLYDKSQPENIEFLKKFRSVLDEFPAAAAVGEVGDEERGREIVADYTSGDDKVHMCYGFDFLGSRVPDPKFVHDVFSDLFDAAPDSWPCWAFSNHDVERYASRWPVATHLQEAANRMRIALLLSMRGSVCLYQGEELGLEEADVAFENLQDPYGIRFWPKFKGRDGCRTPMVWDENKPQAGFTSGKPWLPISESHETKSVAQMEDRSNSLLHHYRQMLAFRKQHDALIKGDLLFVNTEGNVLTFMRELGDDRVFCAFNLVGEEQEVAFDSLNIKPLEGHDFVAQIEDGKLQLSAYGAFFGALK from the coding sequence ATGCAGAATTCCAGCATTGACAAGGATTGGTGGCGCGGAGCGGTGATTTACCAGATCTATCCGCGCTCCTTTCAGGATAGCAACGGCGACGGTATCGGTGATCTCAAGGGCATCACCCAGCGTCTGCCTTATGTGGCATCCCTTGGCGTTGACGCGATCTGGATCTCGCCTTTCTTCACTTCACCAATGAATGACTTCGGCTATGACGTCTCCGATTATTGTGACGTGGACCCGATGTTTGGCACATTGGAAGAGTTTGACTCCCTGATCGTCAAAGCGCACGAGCTGGGCATCAAGGTGATGATCGACCTCGTCCTCTCCCATACCTCCGATCAGCATCCATGGTTTAAGCAATCCCGCTCCAGTGCTGACAATGACAAGACTGACTGGTATGTCTGGGCCGATGCCAAGCCGGATGGCTCACCCCCCAACAACTGGCTATCGATCTTTGGCGGTTCGTCTTGGGAATGGGAAACGACACGGCAGCAATATTACCTGCACAATTTCCTTACCAGCCAGCCGGACCTCAATTTCCACAATATGGATGTGCAGCAGGCCTTGTTGGATGTGACGCGCTTCTGGCTGGAGCGTGGTGTCGATGGCTTCCGTCTCGATACCATCAATTTCTATGTGCATAGCCAGAGCCTGAAGGATAATCCGGCTCTAGCGCCAGAGAAGCGCAGCTTCAACACCACCACAAACGTCAACCCTTACGCATTCCAGTCCCACCTCTATGACAAGAGTCAGCCGGAAAATATTGAATTCCTGAAGAAATTCCGCTCGGTCCTCGATGAGTTTCCTGCCGCAGCTGCAGTCGGTGAAGTGGGCGACGAAGAACGCGGCCGTGAGATCGTCGCCGATTATACGTCGGGTGATGACAAAGTGCATATGTGCTACGGCTTCGATTTTCTTGGATCCCGCGTGCCGGATCCGAAATTCGTTCATGACGTCTTCTCCGATCTGTTTGATGCCGCACCTGACAGCTGGCCCTGCTGGGCGTTCTCCAACCACGATGTGGAACGCTATGCCAGCCGCTGGCCGGTGGCTACCCACCTGCAAGAGGCAGCCAATCGCATGCGGATTGCCCTTTTGCTTTCCATGCGTGGCTCGGTCTGTCTGTATCAGGGAGAAGAGCTGGGTCTGGAAGAAGCCGATGTTGCCTTTGAAAATCTGCAAGATCCTTATGGCATCCGCTTCTGGCCAAAATTCAAAGGACGGGATGGCTGCCGCACGCCGATGGTGTGGGACGAAAACAAACCGCAGGCAGGCTTCACGTCTGGCAAGCCATGGTTGCCGATCAGTGAGAGCCACGAGACGAAGTCAGTTGCTCAGATGGAAGACCGCAGCAACTCGCTCCTGCATCACTATCGTCAGATGCTTGCCTTCCGCAAACAGCATGACGCCTTGATCAAGGGTGACCTGTTGTTCGTCAATACCGAAGGCAATGTGCTGACCTTCATGCGCGAGTTGGGGGATGATCGGGTTTTCTGTGCCTTCAACCTGGTGGGGGAAGAGCAGGAAGTCGCGTTTGACAGCCTCAACATCAAGCCGCTTGAAGGCCATGATTTCGTGGCACAAATCGAAGATGGCAAATTGCAGCTGTCGGCCTACGGCGCTTTCTTTGGCGCGCTCAAGTGA